From a single Miscanthus floridulus cultivar M001 chromosome 8, ASM1932011v1, whole genome shotgun sequence genomic region:
- the LOC136470008 gene encoding uncharacterized protein — translation MAQPNLAPLPPPPCQEDTLRRFMMTQPPIFKHAVEPMDADDWLQTIESKLEIAHFVGHDRVLYAAHQLQGQAKDWWATYTAAHPNAQAITWQEFCQSFCSHYVPSGEIKVKRKEFLELKQGSMLVREYLTKFTQLSRYASSDVDTNDKKQDCFRDGLNPRIRYALSSNEYDTFQKLVDKAFTVERERKVLEAGRKRKIAFQGQSSSSNTRPRFNQPSQVVCQGGQYQQQQQQRNFNQGSSQYKQ, via the coding sequence ATGGCTCAACCCAATCTTGCTCCACTACCTCCACCACCTTGCCAAGAAGACACTCTCAGGAGGTTcatgatgactcagcctccaatcttcaagcatGCTGTGGAGCCAATGGATGCAGATGATTGGCTCCAGACCATTGAGAGCAAGTTGGAGATTGCTCATTTTGTGGGTCATGATCGAGTTCTATATGCCGCTCATCAACTGCAAGGGCAGGCCAAAGATTGGTGGGCTACCTACACTGCTGCTCATCCCAATGCTCaagctatcacttggcaggagtTCTGTCAGAGTTTTTGTTCTCATTATGTGCCTTCTGGTGAAATCAAGGTGAAGCGCAAGGAGTTTCTAGAACTCAAGCAAGGCTCAATGTTAGTTCGTGAATATCTCACTAAGTTCACGCAGCTGTCCCGTTATGCCTCCAGCGATGTCGACACTAATGACAAGAAGCAAGACTGTTTTAGAGATGGTTTGAACCCTAGGATTCGCTATGCTCTGTCCTCCAATGAGTATGACACCTTCCAAAAGCTGGTTGACAAGGCCTTTACTGTTGAGAGAGAAAGGAAAGTTCTTGAGGCTGGTCGCAAGAGGAAGATAGCTTTTCAGGGTCAGTCTTCTAGTAGTAACACTCGCCCCCGCTTCAACCAACCTAGCCAAGTTGTGTGCCAGGGAGGTCAGTAtcaacagcagcaacagcagcgaaACTTCAACCAGGGATCTAGCCAATACAAGCAGTAG